A section of the Stenotrophomonas sp. 364 genome encodes:
- a CDS encoding DsbE family thiol:disulfide interchange protein yields MSDPRPVSRPLPPVAIVIGVLFFFGLLGLMVYGVMKSGAPDRDVLPSALIGKPAPAFTLPVLHDPTIKVSSNELRGAPYVLNVWGSWCAACREEHPVLTRFAETKRVRVIGYNWKDEPADALRWLEQLGNPFVLVLADIEGRTAIDWGVTAAPETFLVDASGVVRWKYSGALTQRVVDTQLIPELDKVERSHANAQTTLPAAP; encoded by the coding sequence GTGTCCGATCCGCGTCCCGTTTCCCGCCCCCTGCCGCCCGTGGCCATCGTCATCGGCGTGCTGTTCTTCTTCGGGCTGTTGGGGCTGATGGTGTACGGGGTGATGAAGTCCGGCGCGCCCGACCGCGACGTGCTGCCGTCGGCCTTGATCGGCAAGCCCGCCCCGGCCTTCACCCTGCCGGTGCTGCACGACCCCACCATCAAGGTCAGCAGCAATGAACTGCGCGGCGCGCCGTACGTACTGAATGTGTGGGGCAGCTGGTGCGCGGCCTGCCGGGAAGAACACCCGGTGCTGACCCGCTTTGCCGAAACCAAGCGCGTACGCGTGATCGGCTACAACTGGAAAGATGAACCGGCCGACGCCCTGCGCTGGCTGGAACAGCTGGGCAACCCGTTCGTGCTGGTGCTGGCCGACATCGAAGGCCGCACCGCGATCGACTGGGGCGTCACCGCCGCGCCGGAAACCTTCCTGGTGGACGCCAGTGGCGTGGTGCGCTGGAAGTACAGCGGCGCCCTCACCCAGCGGGTGGTGGACACCCAGCTGATTCCCGAACTGGACAAGGTGGAGCGCAGCCATGCCAATGCCCAGACCACGCTGCCTGCCGCGCCGTAA
- a CDS encoding cytochrome c-type biogenesis protein produces MPMPRPRCLPRRKLPALLLGGLLAAAALLPAIASAQAVSDPTPLHYRDAAEEARFHALAAELRCVQCQNQSLADSNAQIAHDLRREVLTLMQQGRDDAQIKQFLVDRYGAFVLYRPPMDARNSLLWFGPAVLLLGGAGVLVWVVRRRSRQLQPMDNSEERW; encoded by the coding sequence ATGCCAATGCCCAGACCACGCTGCCTGCCGCGCCGTAAGCTGCCCGCGCTGCTGCTCGGTGGCCTGCTGGCCGCTGCGGCACTGCTACCGGCCATAGCCAGCGCGCAGGCGGTGTCCGACCCGACGCCGCTGCACTACCGCGACGCCGCCGAAGAGGCGCGCTTCCATGCACTGGCGGCCGAACTGCGCTGCGTGCAGTGCCAAAACCAGTCGCTGGCCGATTCCAACGCGCAGATCGCGCACGACCTGCGCCGTGAAGTGCTCACCCTGATGCAGCAGGGCCGCGACGACGCGCAGATCAAGCAGTTCCTGGTCGACCGCTACGGCGCGTTCGTGCTGTACCGCCCACCGATGGACGCCCGCAACAGCCTGTTGTGGTTCGGCCCGGCCGTGCTGCTGCTGGGCGGCGCTGGCGTACTGGTGTGGGTGGTGCGCCGACGCAGCCGCCAGCTGCAGCCGATGGACAACAGCGAGGAGCGCTGGTGA
- a CDS encoding tetratricopeptide repeat protein, giving the protein MSGSWFPTIAAMVATAVGLVMLWPLRATGRRAPFIVMVVAVGVAGSALYYLVGTPEAAAPTARTGEPASLREGVVELQRALERDPQRADGWALLGRSQQALGNLAEANRAFARAVQLAPDEPELLVEAAQTRAQADPAKQFDDTALQWLRHAQRLAPGSERAGWLIGIAQRQRGQDAEAAATWEALLPRLDPGAATALREQIAIAREKAGLPAAAAPSAAATAAPALTVTVALDPAFAARARLRDDASIFVIARIPGGPPMPVAVEKHRLADLPLRVTLDDADSPMPTQPLSALKEVEVFARLSASGQANRQEGDIDSPAVRVPLPRAEPVPLLIAGP; this is encoded by the coding sequence GTGAGCGGATCGTGGTTCCCGACAATCGCCGCCATGGTCGCCACGGCCGTCGGCCTGGTGATGCTGTGGCCGCTGCGCGCCACGGGCCGGCGCGCGCCCTTCATCGTGATGGTGGTGGCCGTGGGCGTGGCCGGTTCGGCGCTGTATTACCTGGTCGGCACGCCAGAGGCTGCCGCGCCGACCGCGCGCACGGGCGAACCAGCCAGCCTGCGCGAGGGCGTGGTGGAACTGCAGCGCGCGCTGGAGCGCGACCCGCAGCGCGCCGACGGCTGGGCCCTGCTGGGCCGCTCGCAACAGGCCCTGGGTAACCTGGCCGAGGCCAACCGCGCCTTCGCCCGCGCCGTGCAGTTGGCCCCGGATGAGCCCGAGCTGCTGGTGGAGGCCGCACAGACCCGCGCACAGGCCGACCCGGCCAAGCAGTTCGACGACACCGCGCTGCAGTGGCTGCGCCATGCGCAGCGGTTGGCGCCGGGCAGCGAGCGTGCCGGCTGGCTGATCGGCATTGCGCAGCGCCAGCGCGGCCAGGACGCCGAGGCAGCGGCCACCTGGGAGGCACTGTTGCCGCGCCTGGATCCGGGCGCCGCTACCGCGCTGCGCGAACAGATCGCCATTGCCCGCGAGAAGGCCGGGCTGCCCGCCGCAGCGGCGCCGTCTGCGGCGGCCACCGCCGCACCCGCACTCACCGTCACCGTCGCGCTGGATCCCGCGTTCGCCGCCCGCGCACGCCTGCGTGACGATGCCAGTATCTTCGTGATCGCCCGTATTCCCGGCGGCCCGCCGATGCCGGTGGCCGTGGAAAAACACCGGCTGGCCGACCTGCCGCTGCGGGTCACGCTGGACGACGCCGACAGCCCGATGCCCACCCAGCCATTGTCGGCGCTCAAGGAGGTGGAGGTGTTCGCGCGGTTGTCTGCCTCCGGCCAGGCCAACCGCCAGGAGGGCGACATCGATTCGCCGGCGGTACGCGTGCCGCTGCCGCGTGCCGAACCGGTGCCCCTGCTGATCGCCGGACCATGA
- a CDS encoding homoserine O-acetyltransferase gives MTEFIPPGTRYHALPSPFRFKRGGQLLDAHVAYETWGTLDAQASNAVLIVTGLSPDAHAAANADNPAAGWWEGMLGPGKAIDTDRWFVICVNSLGSCKGSTGPATINPATGALYRLQFPELSIEDGARAAVEVVRALGVTQLACVIGNSMGGMTALALLLLHPGIARSHINISGSAQALPFSIAIRSLQREAIRLDPKWDAGQYTEDSYPESGMRMARKLGVITYRSALEWDGRFGRVRLDSDQADDDPFGLEFQVESYLEGHARRFVRFFDPNCYLYLSRSMDWFDLAEYADGDVLAGLAKIQVDKALAIGANTDILFPVQQQQQIADGLRAGGADARFIGLDSPQGHDAFLVDFARFGPAVGEFLSAL, from the coding sequence ATGACTGAATTCATCCCGCCCGGTACGCGTTACCACGCCCTGCCCTCGCCCTTTCGGTTCAAGCGCGGTGGCCAGCTGCTGGACGCGCACGTGGCCTATGAAACCTGGGGCACCCTCGATGCGCAGGCCAGCAACGCGGTGCTCATCGTCACTGGTCTGTCGCCCGATGCGCACGCCGCCGCCAACGCCGACAACCCGGCCGCTGGCTGGTGGGAAGGCATGCTCGGCCCGGGCAAGGCGATCGATACCGACCGCTGGTTCGTGATCTGCGTGAACTCGCTGGGCAGCTGCAAGGGCTCCACCGGCCCGGCCACGATCAACCCGGCCACTGGCGCACTGTACCGGCTGCAGTTCCCGGAGCTGTCCATCGAAGACGGCGCCCGCGCGGCCGTCGAGGTGGTGCGCGCGCTGGGCGTGACGCAGCTGGCCTGCGTGATCGGCAACTCGATGGGCGGCATGACCGCGCTGGCGCTGCTGTTGCTGCACCCGGGCATCGCGCGCAGCCACATCAACATTTCCGGCAGCGCGCAGGCGTTGCCCTTCTCGATCGCCATCCGCTCGCTGCAGCGCGAAGCGATCCGCCTGGACCCGAAGTGGGACGCCGGCCAATACACCGAAGACAGCTATCCCGAATCGGGCATGCGCATGGCGCGCAAGCTGGGCGTGATCACCTACCGCTCGGCGCTGGAATGGGACGGCCGGTTCGGCCGCGTGCGGCTGGATTCGGACCAGGCCGACGACGACCCGTTCGGCCTGGAGTTCCAGGTGGAAAGCTACCTGGAAGGCCACGCGCGCCGCTTCGTGCGCTTCTTCGACCCCAACTGCTACCTGTACCTGAGCCGGTCGATGGACTGGTTCGACCTGGCCGAATACGCCGACGGCGACGTGCTGGCCGGGTTGGCCAAGATCCAGGTGGACAAGGCGCTGGCGATCGGCGCCAACACCGACATCCTGTTCCCGGTCCAGCAGCAACAGCAGATCGCCGATGGCCTGCGGGCCGGTGGCGCCGACGCGCGCTTCATCGGGCTGGATTCGCCGCAGGGGCATGATGCGTTCCTAGTGGATTTCGCGCGGTTCGGGCCGGCCGTGGGCGAGTTCCTTTCCGCACTCTAA
- a CDS encoding cold shock and DUF1294 domain-containing protein encodes MRLQGKLSEWDDARGFGFVQPNGGGERCFVHIRAFAARDRRPALGDVVTYAVERDAQGRRNAVQVRFALQRGGARNTPATERKGRDVFPRKTIALLFLAGLAGLTAWMHWPMWLPAAYLGASAVTFLFYWFDKSAAQNDQQRTPEKILQLLALFGGWPGALVAQSVLRHKNRKASFQQVFWVVVVINLGALAWLLHQIPR; translated from the coding sequence ATGCGACTGCAGGGAAAGCTCAGCGAATGGGACGACGCGCGCGGCTTCGGCTTCGTGCAGCCCAATGGTGGGGGCGAACGTTGCTTCGTGCATATCCGTGCGTTTGCGGCGCGTGACCGGCGGCCGGCACTTGGCGACGTGGTTACCTATGCGGTTGAACGCGATGCCCAGGGACGCCGCAACGCCGTGCAGGTGCGCTTTGCGCTGCAGCGGGGCGGCGCGCGCAACACGCCTGCCACCGAGCGGAAGGGCCGCGACGTTTTCCCTCGCAAGACCATCGCACTGCTGTTCCTCGCCGGACTAGCCGGGCTGACCGCGTGGATGCACTGGCCGATGTGGCTGCCAGCGGCGTATCTGGGTGCGAGCGCCGTGACCTTCCTGTTCTACTGGTTCGACAAGAGCGCTGCGCAGAACGACCAGCAACGCACGCCCGAAAAAATCCTGCAACTGCTTGCGTTGTTCGGCGGTTGGCCCGGCGCCCTGGTCGCGCAATCTGTGCTGCGCCACAAGAATCGCAAAGCCTCCTTCCAGCAGGTGTTCTGGGTAGTGGTCGTGATCAACCTAGGCGCCCTCGCCTGGTTGCTGCACCAGATTCCCCGGTAG
- a CDS encoding trypsin-like serine protease — translation MKFRLLLALSILPFAANAIVIRGDVDDSNYRIDRSESPSLADMPGEGHGVLIAPKWVVTAAHAAPMEGMDAEVMINGEGYRVARVIVHPGFKRMPDALGQEALKTGDPSRIHAFLAGSDDIALIELDAPVEHVAPVALYQGSDEVTEVAMFVGKGATGNGVDGQSASAPHRGVLRRAYNSITGANDRYVWYRFDPPAEGLPLEGALGSGDSGGPLVVRKQGAWQLIGLGSWITAVPEHALEAGFYGQMVYNVRISRYVAWIDSVICAADGSACIEAIQRPDH, via the coding sequence ATGAAGTTCCGGCTTCTACTTGCTCTCTCCATCCTGCCGTTCGCAGCGAACGCCATTGTCATCCGTGGCGATGTTGACGATTCGAATTACCGGATAGACCGATCGGAGTCTCCTTCGCTGGCAGATATGCCCGGCGAGGGACACGGCGTTCTCATTGCGCCGAAGTGGGTCGTCACCGCCGCACACGCCGCTCCGATGGAAGGCATGGACGCCGAGGTGATGATCAACGGCGAGGGATATAGGGTTGCCAGGGTTATCGTCCACCCTGGCTTCAAGCGCATGCCCGACGCGCTGGGTCAGGAAGCGTTGAAGACGGGCGATCCATCCAGGATTCACGCGTTTCTGGCCGGGTCGGATGACATAGCGTTGATCGAGCTGGATGCGCCGGTGGAGCACGTTGCACCGGTAGCTCTTTACCAAGGCAGCGATGAAGTTACCGAAGTCGCCATGTTTGTGGGGAAAGGGGCAACCGGCAACGGCGTTGACGGGCAAAGCGCCAGCGCCCCGCATCGTGGCGTGCTGAGGCGGGCCTACAACTCCATCACGGGCGCCAATGATCGCTATGTCTGGTATCGATTCGATCCGCCCGCAGAAGGCCTGCCGCTTGAGGGGGCGTTGGGAAGCGGGGACAGCGGCGGCCCCCTCGTTGTGCGTAAGCAGGGTGCGTGGCAACTCATTGGGCTGGGATCGTGGATCACCGCGGTTCCGGAGCACGCCTTGGAGGCGGGCTTCTATGGACAGATGGTCTACAACGTTCGCATTTCGCGGTATGTCGCTTGGATCGACAGCGTGATATGCGCTGCGGATGGCAGTGCGTGCATAGAGGCCATCCAGCGCCCTGACCATTAG
- a CDS encoding antibiotic biosynthesis monooxygenase family protein, translating into MLIGTFISMLTCAFSAGAEEAQMTRLSKITVDADHLPAYRAALAEEVRASMALEPGVLSLYAVFDKEEPTRLTILEIYASRQAYEQHVKSSHFLKYKNGTLHMVKSLELVDVDPLLPELKIK; encoded by the coding sequence ATGCTCATCGGCACTTTCATCAGCATGCTGACATGCGCCTTCAGTGCTGGCGCTGAGGAGGCACAGATGACGAGGCTCTCAAAGATCACCGTCGATGCAGACCATCTCCCCGCGTATCGAGCTGCTCTGGCTGAAGAAGTTCGCGCCTCCATGGCGCTTGAGCCAGGCGTGCTGTCGTTGTATGCGGTGTTTGACAAAGAAGAACCCACGCGGCTGACAATCCTTGAGATCTATGCGAGCCGGCAGGCTTACGAACAGCATGTGAAGAGTTCGCATTTCCTGAAGTACAAGAACGGGACCCTGCACATGGTCAAGTCGCTGGAGTTGGTTGATGTTGATCCTCTCTTGCCGGAACTGAAGATCAAGTAG
- a CDS encoding carboxymuconolactone decarboxylase family protein: MNTELHVVSATVLDLRQQAIVPMSASAAAGDMARLRDAVNQALDAGLSVAEAREILVQVYAYAGFPRSLNALSELMKVAEARRQRGLQDEIGREPGRPIPKGDALLAAGTANQTKLAGRPVSGPLFDFAPQANEYLRTHLFGDIFERDNLDWQSRELATVSMLAAMSGVGPQLQSHIGISMNIGLRPEQLYGLADVLEARFGLEAAERVRLAIQRHREAGRE, encoded by the coding sequence ATGAATACTGAGTTGCACGTGGTGTCTGCCACCGTATTGGATCTCCGTCAGCAAGCCATCGTCCCGATGAGCGCCTCCGCGGCGGCCGGCGACATGGCACGCCTCCGGGATGCCGTGAATCAGGCGTTGGACGCGGGATTGAGCGTGGCCGAAGCGCGAGAGATCCTCGTGCAGGTCTACGCCTATGCGGGATTTCCGCGCAGTCTCAATGCGTTGAGCGAACTGATGAAGGTGGCAGAGGCCCGGAGGCAGCGCGGCCTTCAGGATGAAATCGGCCGCGAGCCGGGCCGGCCGATCCCCAAAGGCGACGCGTTGCTCGCTGCAGGCACGGCCAATCAGACCAAGCTGGCTGGGCGACCGGTCTCCGGGCCATTGTTCGATTTCGCACCGCAGGCAAATGAGTATTTGCGTACGCACCTGTTTGGCGACATCTTCGAGCGCGACAACCTCGATTGGCAAAGCCGTGAGTTGGCGACGGTCAGCATGCTGGCGGCCATGTCCGGGGTAGGGCCCCAGTTGCAGTCGCACATCGGTATCAGCATGAACATAGGGCTGCGCCCAGAGCAGCTGTATGGGCTGGCGGATGTTCTCGAAGCGCGCTTCGGCCTGGAGGCCGCGGAGCGCGTCCGTCTCGCCATTCAACGTCACCGGGAAGCCGGGCGCGAATGA
- a CDS encoding LysR family transcriptional regulator: MSAVKTNDLQAFLAVAQEQSFTKAAVRLGVTPSALSHSMRLLEERLGIRLLARTTRNVSPTEAGERLMHSIAPHFEAIGASVEALGDLRDRPAGTLRISCTDDSMETIIRPRLAGFLAEYPDITLEFYVDYGFTNVVEQRFDAGIRLGEALSKDMIAVRVGPDWRLVVVASPDYFKKHPKPRKPADIMQHRCVHIRHRPNGAIYAWEFEEGGKEFTVRGEGQLVFNSMTHVVNAAVDGLGLAYAPEPMLTEHIAAGRLVPVLDKWCLPFPGYHLYYPNRRQPSPAFTALVAWLKRD, from the coding sequence ATGAGCGCTGTGAAGACCAACGACCTCCAGGCCTTTCTGGCAGTGGCACAGGAGCAGAGCTTCACCAAGGCGGCCGTTCGCCTGGGAGTGACTCCCTCTGCGCTCAGCCACTCGATGCGGTTACTCGAAGAACGCCTGGGCATCCGACTGCTGGCACGCACTACACGCAACGTCTCCCCTACCGAGGCGGGCGAGCGGCTGATGCACTCCATCGCACCGCACTTCGAGGCCATCGGCGCCAGCGTCGAGGCACTGGGGGATTTGCGCGACCGTCCGGCCGGAACCCTACGGATCTCCTGCACGGACGACTCCATGGAGACCATCATCCGTCCGCGGCTAGCCGGGTTCCTCGCCGAGTACCCGGATATCACGCTTGAGTTCTACGTGGACTACGGGTTCACCAACGTGGTGGAACAACGATTCGACGCCGGCATCCGGCTGGGCGAGGCGCTCAGCAAGGACATGATCGCGGTCAGGGTTGGGCCGGATTGGCGTTTGGTCGTGGTTGCATCTCCCGATTACTTCAAGAAGCATCCGAAGCCGCGGAAGCCCGCCGACATCATGCAACACAGATGCGTGCACATCCGGCATCGTCCAAACGGTGCCATCTACGCCTGGGAGTTCGAGGAGGGCGGCAAAGAGTTCACCGTACGCGGCGAAGGCCAACTGGTGTTCAACAGCATGACCCACGTCGTCAACGCCGCCGTGGACGGACTAGGCTTGGCCTATGCGCCCGAACCGATGCTCACCGAGCATATCGCGGCGGGCAGGCTGGTTCCCGTATTGGATAAATGGTGCTTACCTTTCCCAGGCTACCACCTCTACTATCCCAACCGCCGGCAGCCCTCGCCTGCATTTACGGCGCTGGTCGCTTGGCTGAAGCGGGATTAG
- a CDS encoding CPBP family intramembrane glutamic endopeptidase, whose amino-acid sequence MFIAIVLVAPVLEELLHRGLIFDLLSRRVGAIAASGIGTVLFVGMHFVGASGQVEPIRLVSLVTFSLAMYVVRVRWNSLILCVLAHMVLNLIGFAAIAFAASA is encoded by the coding sequence ATGTTCATTGCCATCGTGCTGGTGGCACCGGTGCTGGAAGAGTTGCTTCACCGTGGCCTTATTTTCGACCTGCTCAGCCGACGCGTAGGTGCAATTGCAGCGTCAGGCATCGGAACGGTGCTGTTTGTGGGCATGCATTTCGTGGGCGCGTCCGGACAGGTGGAGCCCATCCGCCTGGTGTCGCTCGTGACCTTTTCGCTGGCGATGTACGTGGTCCGGGTGCGCTGGAACTCACTGATCCTCTGTGTGTTGGCGCACATGGTGCTCAACCTCATCGGGTTTGCGGCGATTGCGTTCGCTGCTTCGGCGTGA
- the cydC gene encoding thiol reductant ABC exporter subunit CydC has protein sequence MSAPRIDSLKQVFTRHRGRLVLTVLLLWTTMLAGTALLGLSGGFLTAAALAGAAGLGSGFNFFSPSAGIRGLTMARIASRYFEKLVGHDVTLRIARDLRVWFFRRALPLAPARLAGVRTGELLARLMSDIGEVDGLLVRAIGPLLALGGISLVGVIAAGIIHPPAAVLLGVLALVIGVGVPWLTVRGAGDQERDRALHRAQLRAQSFEGLEGAADLTALQAREHWNLRVLVAAKQLKSRDRRRRVRLIGGNALHGVCAAAGLVAMLWLALRGFERGAIDAALAAGLVFLTVALLELWAAIGLAWQSWLSGRVAAVRLEQIVDQPAGVAEPVNPVPVPAEPATLSVEHVAFRWPGQERALLDGLQLQLRPGDRIAIQGDSGCGKTTLSSLLLRLWDPDAGYVRYGGVDIRQFAQADWHRQVAWLPQNAPVFAGSVADNLRLGDPQATDAQLWQVLADVRLRAWAEQIGGLQAWVGENGATMSAGQARRLALARALLRGSPILLLDEPTEGLDVDTAHALLHDMVGALGNRSLVMITHDVLPEGIVHRSYRLRDGQLQ, from the coding sequence ATGAGTGCGCCGCGCATCGACTCGTTGAAGCAGGTATTTACCCGCCATCGCGGTCGCCTGGTACTGACCGTACTGCTGCTGTGGACCACCATGCTGGCCGGCACCGCATTGCTTGGGCTGTCCGGTGGCTTCCTGACAGCGGCCGCGCTGGCCGGAGCGGCCGGGCTGGGCAGCGGCTTCAACTTCTTCTCACCCTCGGCGGGCATCCGCGGGCTGACCATGGCGCGGATCGCCTCGCGCTATTTTGAAAAGCTGGTGGGCCACGACGTCACCCTGCGCATCGCCCGCGACCTGCGCGTGTGGTTCTTCCGCCGCGCGCTGCCGTTGGCGCCGGCGCGACTGGCCGGCGTGCGCACTGGCGAGCTGCTGGCGCGTCTGATGTCGGACATCGGCGAAGTGGATGGCCTGCTGGTGCGCGCCATCGGCCCGCTGCTGGCGCTGGGCGGCATCTCGCTGGTGGGCGTGATCGCCGCCGGCATCATCCATCCGCCTGCAGCGGTGCTGCTGGGCGTGCTGGCACTGGTGATCGGCGTAGGCGTGCCGTGGCTCACCGTGCGCGGTGCCGGTGACCAGGAGCGCGACCGCGCGCTGCATCGCGCACAGCTGCGTGCGCAGTCCTTCGAAGGCCTGGAAGGCGCGGCCGACCTGACCGCCCTGCAGGCGCGTGAGCACTGGAACCTGCGCGTGCTGGTGGCGGCCAAACAGCTGAAGTCGCGCGACCGCCGGCGCCGCGTGCGGTTGATCGGCGGCAATGCGCTGCATGGCGTGTGCGCGGCCGCTGGACTGGTGGCCATGCTGTGGCTGGCGTTGCGCGGCTTCGAGCGCGGCGCCATCGATGCCGCCTTGGCTGCGGGCCTGGTGTTCCTCACCGTGGCGCTGCTGGAACTGTGGGCGGCCATCGGGCTGGCGTGGCAGTCGTGGTTGTCCGGACGGGTGGCGGCGGTGCGGCTGGAGCAGATCGTCGATCAGCCCGCCGGTGTCGCCGAGCCGGTGAACCCGGTGCCGGTGCCCGCCGAACCGGCCACGCTCAGTGTGGAGCACGTGGCGTTCCGCTGGCCGGGGCAGGAGCGGGCATTGCTGGACGGGCTGCAGTTGCAGCTGCGCCCGGGTGATCGCATCGCCATCCAGGGCGACAGCGGCTGTGGCAAAACCACGTTGTCGTCACTGCTGCTGCGCCTGTGGGACCCCGACGCGGGGTACGTGCGCTACGGCGGCGTCGACATCCGCCAGTTCGCCCAGGCCGACTGGCACCGGCAGGTGGCATGGCTGCCGCAGAACGCGCCGGTGTTTGCGGGCAGCGTGGCCGACAATCTGCGGCTGGGTGATCCGCAGGCGACGGATGCGCAGCTGTGGCAGGTGCTGGCGGATGTGCGCCTGCGGGCCTGGGCCGAACAGATTGGCGGGTTGCAGGCGTGGGTGGGCGAGAACGGTGCCACCATGTCGGCCGGGCAGGCGCGGCGACTGGCGCTGGCGCGGGCGCTGCTGCGCGGTTCACCGATTCTGTTGTTGGACGAGCCTACGGAAGGGCTGGACGTGGACACCGCGCATGCGCTGTTGCATGACATGGTAGGGGCGCTGGGCAACCGGAGTCTGGTGATGATTACGCATGATGTGTTGCCGGAGGGCATCGTGCATCGGAGCTACCGGTTGCGGGATGGGCAGTTGCAGTAG
- the cydD gene encoding thiol reductant ABC exporter subunit CydD — protein sequence MRRRRLHWLGGLGMAARGRQRMAALCICVSGALLIGQAAAIAWLIQAVLVQHRPLADATPVLLGLLVVLVARALLGSATQAAAGDVADAARLALRERVYRRLLGRGPLWLRQQRTGELGELMLAHADAIENYYAGYQPVRIEVVVVPLLIALAVAWTDWVVALILVFTAPLVPFFMMLVGWGAEAAGRAQLGELARMSGHFADRIKGLGLLRLYGRGEAELEGVAAAAEGVRERTMKVLRIAFLSSTVLEFFASVSVAMVALYFGLSYLGLMSLHAQVPTLGVGMFCLLLAPEFYAPLRRLAAHYHDRANALAAAAEVERLLGELPDAEAGGDAPAAVARAPELLEQHAPPVQVRDLVLRPLGAQHDVIQGLSFQIEPGQRLALVGPSGSGKSTLLEALAGWLPPQSGSIVLRPGLEIGYAGQRPYLFHGSIADNLRLADPGATDAHLRAVAEAAQVMRFASALPDGLDTVIGERGFGLSGGEARRIGLARLLLRDPQLLLLDEPTAFLDPDTEADLLRTLAAFARGRSVIIATHSETAMAWADTRLTLTASGTGNTREVSA from the coding sequence CTGCGCCGTCGCCGCCTGCACTGGCTGGGCGGGCTGGGCATGGCTGCGCGGGGGCGCCAGCGCATGGCCGCGCTGTGCATCTGCGTGTCCGGGGCGCTGTTGATCGGCCAGGCCGCGGCCATTGCCTGGTTGATCCAGGCCGTGCTGGTGCAGCACCGGCCGCTGGCCGACGCCACCCCGGTGCTGCTGGGCCTGCTGGTGGTGCTGGTGGCGCGCGCGCTGCTGGGCAGCGCCACCCAGGCTGCCGCCGGCGATGTGGCCGATGCCGCGCGGCTGGCCCTGCGTGAGCGGGTCTACCGGCGCCTGCTGGGGCGCGGGCCCTTGTGGCTGCGCCAGCAGCGTACCGGCGAGCTCGGCGAGCTGATGCTGGCCCATGCAGATGCAATCGAGAACTATTACGCCGGGTATCAGCCGGTCCGTATCGAAGTGGTGGTGGTGCCGCTGCTGATCGCGCTGGCGGTGGCGTGGACCGACTGGGTGGTCGCGCTGATCCTGGTGTTCACCGCGCCGCTGGTGCCGTTCTTCATGATGCTGGTGGGCTGGGGCGCAGAAGCGGCCGGGCGCGCGCAGCTGGGCGAGCTGGCCCGCATGAGCGGGCATTTCGCCGACCGCATCAAGGGCCTGGGCCTGCTGCGCCTGTACGGGCGGGGCGAGGCCGAACTGGAGGGCGTGGCCGCCGCCGCCGAAGGCGTGCGCGAGCGCACCATGAAGGTGCTGCGCATCGCCTTCCTGTCGTCCACCGTGCTGGAATTCTTCGCCTCGGTCAGCGTGGCCATGGTCGCGCTGTATTTCGGGCTGAGCTACCTGGGCCTGATGTCGTTGCACGCGCAGGTGCCCACACTGGGCGTGGGCATGTTCTGCCTGTTGCTGGCGCCGGAGTTCTACGCGCCGCTGCGGCGCCTGGCCGCGCATTACCACGACCGTGCCAACGCGCTGGCCGCCGCCGCCGAGGTGGAGCGCCTGCTCGGTGAGCTGCCGGATGCGGAGGCGGGCGGCGACGCCCCTGCCGCCGTTGCGCGTGCGCCCGAACTGCTGGAACAACATGCCCCGCCGGTGCAGGTGCGCGACCTGGTGTTGCGCCCGCTGGGCGCGCAGCACGACGTGATCCAGGGGCTGTCGTTCCAGATCGAGCCCGGTCAGCGCCTGGCGCTGGTCGGCCCCAGCGGCAGTGGCAAGAGCACCCTGCTGGAAGCGCTGGCCGGCTGGCTGCCGCCGCAGTCGGGCAGCATCGTGCTGCGCCCCGGGCTGGAAATCGGTTATGCCGGGCAACGCCCCTACCTGTTCCACGGCAGCATCGCCGACAACCTGCGCCTGGCCGACCCGGGCGCCACCGACGCGCACCTGCGCGCGGTTGCCGAGGCGGCGCAGGTGATGCGCTTCGCGTCCGCCCTGCCGGACGGCCTGGATACGGTGATCGGCGAGCGTGGCTTTGGTCTGTCCGGCGGAGAAGCACGCCGCATCGGCCTGGCGCGACTGTTGCTGCGCGACCCGCAGCTGCTGCTGCTCGATGAACCCACCGCCTTCCTCGATCCGGACACCGAGGCCGACCTGCTGCGCACGCTGGCCGCGTTCGCGCGCGGCCGCAGCGTCATCATCGCCACCCACAGCGAGACCGCCATGGCCTGGGCCGATACACGCCTCACGCTTACCGCCAGCGGCACCGGCAACACGCGGGAGGTGTCGGCATGA